The following nucleotide sequence is from Cercospora beticola chromosome 2, complete sequence.
CTCGCCAATTGGTTCTGTCTGACGAAACACATAACCTTCCAGCCCATTTGCCAGTCCCACGGATATCTCGCACTTCTTGTACAGAGACTTGTCATCTCTGGCAACAACCACAGCACTTGGATCTATACCCTCAGGAGGTTCGCATTGGTTGTCATTGCAGACTTGGTTGCGAAGAAGTCGCAATATTGCCTCGGGCGACATTGGTCCTTGTTGGGTGGCATAGCTTGTGGCGAGGACTGATTCGGCAAGCTGACATGATGGCGAACTGATCGGTGAGGTTGTACTCTGATCCACGTCGGTTTTACCAGCTGGTGGAGGATCCTGGGTCTGTGTCGTCGCCGTAGGCGCCATCTTACGTTGCAAGACCTCTCAACGATCGTGACTGACGTTGATGTGCCTAGGCGATGCTGCGCGATGGAAAAGCATAGCATCCGACAACAGAAGTCGGACGACAACCACGAAGTATGCAGCTGGCCGAATGCATACTCATATTTCTTGTTGACTTTTCCCCCGCCCTTTTGCAAACTCAATGGAGGGTTAGGAGATTGTATGATCCGGCAAAAAAGGTGTATGAACCAGCATTGAAGCAGCTTCCGATGCTGCGTGAACCTGTTCAGGAGTCGTGCAGGGTATGGGTTGGAACTCTGATTGTCCTTCCCATTGGTCACCGACAAGGATAACGGGATTCAGACCTGGCCGTACCTGCATTCGTTGGGCCATTACCAACACAATTCTCTCGTCTTCTTGTCGTCGATGCTTGTTTCCCAGGAGTCTGACAATGAGAATGGCAGCGATTATATATCGCCAGCGCTGGTCACGCCAGTGATAGATCATCACACAAGCATCGACTGAGCAAGTGATATGAAAATTCACTCCATTCGCATGTGGAATTCTTTGACTTTGATACACGCATTGGCATCGGAACAACCTACTGCGTGCGAAGCATGACTGCATGCAGAAACACATGCATGTTGGGCATCAAACAGCACCGAGGGTAGCGTTTGACGGCGGTCCCTACAGCTTGAATTCAAACGTTGCACGTTCCCAACCGCCACTTGCGGGATTTGGCTGATGCGTCGCAGCTTGCTGGATGagcgcagccttcttctccggtgCTCGTTCGGTGCAAAGCTCGTAGACGGTACTCAAGTTGAATAAGACGGTCGAGAATGCCGGTACCTCCCGGGTTAACCTTTCCAGCATAATCCGTGCAGAGGCAATTTGGCCAATGTACAAAACCGACACCGCGGCATTGAGCGCAAAATGTTCGCGCCCAGGGAAGTCCTCGACGAGTGCTTGCCAGCTTGCCAGCGCACTATCATGGTCGCCGTCAGCGACTTTGAGCAGAGTTTCAATTTCTCGCCGCTTCATGTCGTCCTGAATCACAGATGCACATCGTTGTGCGGCTGCGACATCGCCGACTCTAGTGCGCAAGATGGCTTTCCTGAACGACGGCTCATCTGCTTCCACGTCTGGCAAGGTGTCGAGATGTCGTATGGCGCTCTCTAATTCACCCATCTCCACGAGTGCATCGGAGACACGTAGTCCGAGGTCGCGTAGTCTCGTGTTCCAGAGCTCTATCGCCGAATCATCCCCATCCTTCTGCGCCAATCGGATGTTCGCGCGGACTTCGCTGGCGAGGGCATACAATGCCATGATGCCTCTACGGCCACCATCGACAGCACCAATGGTTTGCAGCCggaccagcagcagacgaagGTCCCACGGTATCAAATCTACGATCTGCTGGGAACCTGGCGCGCTTCGTGAAGTGAGCTCAAACAGAGGTATGGCTTCTGCAGCCGCGATATCTGGTCGCGAGACTAGGATGAGGCAGGCTAGACGAGTGTATAGCAAGTGAAAAATTTGTGAGGCGGCTGTCGGCGGACTTTGCAACAGTGAGCGCAGGGCAAACTCTGCTGCACGTCTGAAATGGCCATCTTGAATGAGTTGTGGTAAGGAAGTGTCCACTGGCGGTCGATGGCTGGAGTTCAGGAAAGCGCTTGGCACGTCTTCTGTGGTCACTGAATGGTATATCTGTCGATCTTGCAGAAAGCGAAGGTCCACGTTTGGTCGGACATTCTGATTGACAACGGGCGCGGCAATTTGCGGTGTGCTCGGCTTGTTGTCTTCAGCAGAGGGTGTAGGAGACACAATTTCACGTGCAGGCGGACCTGTAGAAGCGTCTGCTAGCGGACTGCACCGGTGTTCAGCGATGCATGTGCTGTCAACTGTTGTGTCTCACATGCTCACTCGTCTGTAGCAGGCTCCAATGGCCCTCTCGTGGCCCGCTGTGGAGTGGGATGGGAGATATTTCGTGTGTGTCGACGCACGCTGCCTGACGGGGACGATCTGGGCGACTCCATTGCGGTGTTCTAGTGTGGTTGTCGTGCAGAGACATGCAAGTTCGCCACTTAGAATAGCCACTCCTGCGATCTCGGCCCAAGTGGACCTCTATTCACCGCATTGACCAATCAGAGGAATTGAAGATGCgcatctccagcttctccaaaATTGACTCTCGCCGAGGCCAGCGTCCGCATTGTGACTGTTGACCTGTTTCTGATTCATACCTCCACCGACTCACACTCCTCCCGGCGCTCCTCATATACTGCTCAGTCACACCCACGGGACTGTTGCATGACCGCCGTCACCATGTTGTCTTCACGAGCGGCCTCCGCGGCCAAGATCGCTTGCCAGACCCGGCATTTCTCTTCCAcacccaccgccgccgccatctcGCCGTACCGAAAACACACGCCACAGACCGTGAAGGAGAATGCGAGACGCAATGTCTCCGCCACCGCAAAGAGCAATGCGCAAGCAGCTGCACAGCCCGCACAAAGTCAGCAGAGAGCTGTTCCCAGCCCAGCATTCAACCGCGATGAGCCAAAGTCGCGAGAGCCACAACCTCTGCAGCCCTTCCGCCAGCCCGAGATGGACCACAGCTTCGTGGGCATGAAGGGAGGCGAGATCTTCCACGAGATGATGCTCAGACATGGCGTGAAGCACATCTGTAAGTGCAGCGCTCAAAGCAATGTGCCAGGCTTCAATGGCAGAACGCCGTGAATCACGCGAGCAGGCTAACACAGCTCCAGTTGGATACCCCGGAGGCGCCATTCTCCCCGTTTTCGACGCCATCTACAACAGCTCACATTTCGACTTCATTCTGCCCAGACATGAGCAAGGTGCAGGCCATATGGCAGAGGGCTACGCCCGGGCTTCCGGCAAGCCAGGTGTTGTTCTGGTGACTTCCGGCCCTGGCGCAACGAACACCGTAACTCCTATGCAAGATGCTCTCATGGACGGCACTCCCATGGTCGTGTTCTGTGGACAGGTGCCTACCTCTGCCATTGGCTCAGACGCGTTCCAGGAAGCAGATACTATTGGTATCTCAAGAGCATGCACAAAGTGGAACGTGATGGTGAAGAACATTGCTGAGCTGCCACGGAGGATCAACGAGGCTTTCGAAATTGCTACTTCTGGCCGCCCTGGACCAGTTCTGGTTGATCTTCCCAAGGACGTGACTGGTGGTACCTTGAACCGCCCCATCCCAATGATGTCCACTCTGCCCACCCACCCATCTGCAGCCACCATCGCTGCCCGCGAGCTTTCGTTGAAGCAACTGGATGGCAGCATCAGACGGACTGCGGATCTGATCAACATCGCGAAGAAGCCAGTCATTTACGCCGGTCAGGGTGTTCTCGGTCATCCGGATGGCCCGAAGCTCCTCAAGGAGCTCTCGGATAAGGTTCAAATCCCAGTGACTACCACTTTGCAAGGCCTTGGCGCATACGATGAGCTTGACCCCAAGTCTCTGCACATGCTCGGTATGCACGGGTCCGCATTTGCAAACATGGCGATGCAGGAGGCGGACCTCGTCATTGCCCTGGGTGCACGTTTCGATGATCGTATCACTGGACACGTTCCACGTTTCGCTCCTCAAGCTCGGAAAGCGGCCGAGGAGGGTCGTGGTGGCATCGTTCATTTCGACATCATGCCAAAGAACATTAACAAGGTCGTGCAGGCTACTGAGGCTGTTGAGGGTGACGTCACTGCCaacctcgccctcctcctccctcaCGTCCACGAGAAGTCGGCAGAGTCCCGCAAGGAATGGTTCGATCAGATTGACGCCTGGAAAGAGCGTTTCCCTTGGGCATACGAGAAGGAGAGTGGCCCAGATGGCGCTATCAAGCCTCAGACTGTCATCTCGGCACTTTCCGACCTTACTGCGCCTAAGAAGCATGAAACCCTGATTGCTACCGGCGTTGGTCAGCATCAGATGTGGACTGCGCAGCACTACAGGTGGCGACAACCTCGATCTATGATTACCTCTGGTGGCCTGGGTACCATGGGCTACGGTCTTCCAGCTGCTATTGGCGCCAAGGTTGCCGCACCTGAGAAGCTCGTCGTTGACATCGACGGTGATGCATCTTTCCTCATGACTCAGACCGAGCTTGGAACTGCTTCGGAATTCGGCATCGGCGTGAAGGTCATTGTCTTGAACAACGAGGAGCAAGGTATGGTTACACAATGGCAATCGCTGTTCTACAACGACCGATTCGCGCACACACATCAGCGTAACCCAGACTTCGTCAAGCTTGCAGAGGCCATGTACGTGCCAGCGCGAAGGACGACGAAGCTCGCCACTCTGAACGAGGATCTCGAATGGTTGTGCTACGGTTCCGGTGAAGGCCCAGCATTCCTCGAAGTCAAGGTCGACCAGAAGGTCCCCGTACTCCCCATGGTGCCCGGAGGAAGCGCTCTCCACGAGTTCTTGGTgtacgacgagaagaaggagaaggagaggagacAACGGACGAAAGAGCGATCGGGACGctgatcttcttctcatccGTCTCTGAGCAATTCTGTGTGTTTCAATGCATGGTGTTTTGGCGCTTCTTTGGAATTGTCCGCATGTGGGGTGAGCGTTTGAATTGTACATATACTACCTGAGTGGAAAGGCTCCTGACACTTTGCGAGCTGTCGGAATGCGAGCTGAAAGCGTTCGCGATAGGAGCTGGCTGGCAAAAAAGTTTCTACGGaggaaaaggaagaagatatttTATATGTATGGCGCAGCTTCGATGATTGATTCTGTCGCTGAAATGGAATGTCTTGAGGTCTGGTCAGTTTTGTCTGACGTTCTTTTTGTGTCAGTCGAGCGCGGGACATGCATGAGCGTTGCTGCGCGTGAAGTGACGGAATCACAGGAAGCACCGCtaccttcacttcacttgcaACTGCAGCTCAACTTCCGACCTGAAACATCAGGGCCCACAGCTTTCACGTGCTGAGGTTGCTGCCTTCCTTTGCGCACATGCCAAATCACTTTCGGTGCGCTGACCACACCTTCGACATGACACTGACACCCAATTCAATGGCACCTCTCGTCGACGCGCCACAGGAGCTTGCGCCTGCCCGGGACAAGATGGCGAATGAACAACaagtctcgaagaagcgcagGTACGTGAAACCGGAAGTGACATTTGTCTGGACCCCTAGCAACATATGCTGATATCCATCCAGGTACGCCAGCGCCATCATAGCTGTGGTCGCGGGGCAAGATGAGAGATCTGCGACATTCCATGTGCACGAGGACTTGTTACGCGAGCATTCCGTGCGTTGTTCGATGCTGAAGCATCACCTATCGAACTAATCGCATGTAGCACTTCTTCGACGCTGCCCTGAATCATCAATGGAAAGAAGCTCAGGAGCGGAAGATTACGCTGCCCGAGGACAACCCGGATGTGGTCGACGTGTATGTGCAGTGGCTGTACGGTGACACTGTCAAGGACGCTTTGACCAAAACGTTGGGTGGGCCGCGCAGGTTCCGAAGCGCAGTCTGGGCAGTGGCCTATCTCTTTGGCGACAAAATCCAGGACCGCCCATTCTCAAATGCTGTAATGGAAGCTTGGACGCTGTCCATTGACGAGCCACTGGACGACGGACTTCGAAGATATGTCTCTGCTGGGTGCGTCAGGAAGGTCTACAAGCACACAACTTCTGGCAGCCTCGTGCGCCAATTCCTCGTGCACATCTGGGCTCATTACCGGATACTCAGATGGATGAAGGAAGGCGTGGACGAGGATCACCTGCTCGACTGCCCAGAGTTTTTGCTGGATCTTGCTCGGGCCACTGTGACAAAAACCGACGAATCGCACCAAAGCTTGTTTGAAATGCGTGAGAAGTGGCTCTACGACGTCTGAGTACATGAACTGTACTCATTACACCACTGTGCGGAGTCACTGAGTACCATTGCTTCTCGTCAATGAGTCAGGACGGCAATGAGGAATGGGTAGGCTTTGGGGGAGCAACGCTCAGGTGTGCAACCGGTCCGCACCAGCAAAATGTGGTCAGCAGAGTAGATGCCCTTGAGGAAGGACGGACACGAAAGACGCAAGGGTAAAGCTCGGGTGGTTCGAAGTCACCACTTAGGTGCGCACGTTGACAGGTCAGAATGCAGTAGAGCAGAGAATCGGCGGCTACGACGGTCGTTGCGCCCCATCTGTCGTTTGCACTCCACATTCACCACAAATCCCTCTTCTATGCGGCTTGTACACTCACCAAGCCCTCGCACTCGCCCATCTGACACGCGAAGCAGCACTTCCCCTGCTTTCCAAGCAACAGTGGGAGGGAAGGTGGCGTCTCAACAAGTTTCGCAACACCCATCTGAGGCTATCTCCCGATTAATCACCACAGATCAACAACAAATGTCAGACAAGATGGGTCATGTTTTCAGATGGGAGTATAGTACGACTTGTACAATTGGAACTGCTACTCATCTGTCGAAAAATACATGGCCCATGATCCCTTTTCAACTTGTTCCTACATCATAAAATTTCCAGACCACCTCCAACAGCGCCGTGCTAAGAAGAAAGCAAGAGGTAAAGTACATGGAGATCCCTTTACAAACATTTACAGACACCATCACAGGTGCCGTGTAGCCCTCACGATATCCTCCATACAGTCTTGTACCATGTTGCGACATCTCAACCAGGAGGCGGCATATTATTCATATGTGATGACCCGCCTGGCATATTTCCTGGGGTATGCCATCCTGACCAGCTCTCTTCAGGTGGTAACCCATTCATGAACTCCAGATGTGCCAAGTCGCCATTCATAACATTGGCAACGCCGGCGACGCTGGGGTATTGTGGATAATGCTGTGGGTGGACTGGTGCATGTGTCCAGGCTTGCCGTGTATTGGGAGATGGTGATAAAGGTATGTTATGAGCCGCCATCATTGTCGTCGCCATTTGAGAAGGATCATGCTGATAATTGCCATTCCACATGGCCGATTGCTGTGGGAGCGCAGCATATTCGGCTTGTGGCATTTGCTGCGCTATTGACTGGTAGCTGTTGTCTGAAGTCGTGACGCTTGATCTTCGACTGCCGCTGTGGTTGacaggtggtggtggcatggCGGTAGCATCATTTGTGCGATTGACTTGCCTACGCTTGCTCTGGCCTCTATTCGCATCTAGGTCTCCATCACCTCGGCGGGTGGGCATTGATGAATCGACAGGAGAAATGGGACCTCCTCGAAGTTCGATCATAACTGCATTGAGAACTGCTGCCATTCTCTCAGCAGGTGAGTAGGCATGTGTCATGTCTAGCAAGGCTGCGTGAAGCACTTCGAGATACTGCAGATTGTTGTTGCGCTCCGCTGCGTCTGGCATGTAGGCG
It contains:
- the ILV2_1 gene encoding Acetolactate synthase, mitochondrial translates to MLSSRAASAAKIACQTRHFSSTPTAAAISPYRKHTPQTVKENARRNVSATAKSNAQAAAQPAQSQQRAVPSPAFNRDEPKSREPQPLQPFRQPEMDHSFVGMKGGEIFHEMMLRHGVKHIFGYPGGAILPVFDAIYNSSHFDFILPRHEQGAGHMAEGYARASGKPGVVLVTSGPGATNTVTPMQDALMDGTPMVVFCGQVPTSAIGSDAFQEADTIGISRACTKWNVMVKNIAELPRRINEAFEIATSGRPGPVLVDLPKDVTGGTLNRPIPMMSTLPTHPSAATIAARELSLKQLDGSIRRTADLINIAKKPVIYAGQGVLGHPDGPKLLKELSDKVQIPVTTTLQGLGAYDELDPKSLHMLGMHGSAFANMAMQEADLVIALGARFDDRITGHVPRFAPQARKAAEEGRGGIVHFDIMPKNINKVVQATEAVEGDVTANLALLLPHVHEKSAESRKEWFDQIDAWKERFPWAYEKESGPDGAIKPQTVISALSDLTAPKKHETLIATGVGQHQMWTAQHYRWRQPRSMITSGGLGTMGYGLPAAIGAKVAAPEKLVVDIDGDASFLMTQTELGTASEFGIGVKVIVLNNEEQGMVTQWQSLFYNDRFAHTHQRNPDFVKLAEAMYVPARRTTKLATLNEDLEWLCYGSGEGPAFLEVKVDQKVPVLPMVPGGSALHEFLVYDEKKEKERRQRTKERSGR